The Cetobacterium sp. 8H DNA window TAAAATTGTTAAAAAAAGAGGATAAAAATAAAGTTGTCATAAATTCGATGTTATATCACCATGAAAAATGGAATGGAAAAGGATACCCTCTAGGACTTTATAAAGAGAATATTCCCTTAGAAGCCAGAATAATATCCATTGTTGATTGTTATGAGGCTTTGACTAGCAAAAGAGTTTATAAAAATAAAATTTCTCATGAGGAAGCTTTAGATATTATAAAGTCTGAAAGTGGTACTAGCTTTGATCCAAACATAGTTAGCATATTTAAAAAATTTGAAAAGGAATTTAAAATTCTTTTAGAAAATCCCCTTATTTAAAAATAAGGGGATTTATTCATTTTCTATCTTTTGATATTCACATCCCAATAGCTTGATATTTTTTAATACAGGAATTAGTTTTTTTCCATAATGAGACAGATAATAATAGGATTCTACAGTATTATTTTTAAAGATTTTTTTATTTTGAACTATGTGGGCATCCATTAGTGTTGTAAGTTGTTGAATCAACATTTTTTTGCTACATCCATCTAACTTTTTTAACATTTCACCTAACCTTAACTCTCCATGTTCATAGAGACTAAAAATTATTGTTGGAATCCATTTTTTTCCTAAAATTATAGCAATTACTTCTACAGGACAACTTCTACTATCATGAATATTTTTTTCTTCCATAATGAAACCTCTTTTTCTATTAATTTTACTTTAGTATATCATATTGGTAACTAAAAAGTGACTAATTGCATTTTATTTTTTTGGGTGTTATTATAAGCTATAAAATTTATATGTAGTTATAGGAGGTATAAAATGAAAAAATATGATGCTATTATTATCGGATTTGGAAAAGGAGGAAAAACTCTGGCGGGGTTTTTAGGAAATAAAGGATACAAAGTTGCTTTGATAGAAAAGTCAAAAGAGATGTATGGAGGAACTTGCATAAATGTGGGATGTATTCCTACAAAAATTTTAGTAGAGGAATCGCAAAAATTTAAATATAAAAATTTATTGAATTTTGAAAGCAAAGAGGTAGAATTTAAAAAAGTTATTGAAACAAAGGATGAAATCATATCTAAATTAAGAGAGGCTAATTATAATAAATTAAACTCTATTCAAAATGTAGATATATTTAATGGTGAAGGATCTTTTGAAACAGAAAATGAAATAAAGATTAATTATGGAGAATCAAGTGAAGTTATTTTTGGAGATAAGATTTTTATAAATACAGGAGCAAAAACTGTTGTTCCAGATATTCTAGGATTAAAAGATACAAGAAATATTTATGATAGTACATCTATTATGAATTTGAAAACTCTTCCTAAAAAATTAGCAATTATAGGTGGAGGATATATCGGACTTGAATTTGCCTCAATTTTTAACAATTTTGGAAGTGAAGTTTCAGTCATTGAAGGAAATAAGGATATCCTTTTAAGAGAAGAGCCAGAGGTTAGAGAGGAAATAAAAGGTGATTTTTCTAAAAGAGGGATTAATATATTTTCAGGAACTAAGGTTATCAGCATAAAAAATAATGATTTAGATCAAGTAGAGATATCTATAGAAGTAGATGGGGAATTAGAAGTAGTTATTTTTGATTCAGTTTTAGTAGCGGTTGGAAGAAAGCCAAATATTGAAAATTTATCTCTTGAAAATGCTGGAATAAATTATTCAGATAAAGGGATAGAGGTTAATGAATTTTTAGAAACTAATGTTAAAAATATATATGCTTTAGGAGATGTTAAAGGTGGCTTACAGTTCACTTATATATCTCTTGATGATTTTAGAATTGTTACAAATCAATTATTTGGAGATAAAACACTATCTACAAAAACTAGAAAAGTGATACCATACTCTGTATTTATATCACCAACTCTTTCAAAAGTTGGATTAAGTGAAAAAGAAGCAATTGAAAATGGATATGATGTAAAAACTAATATTTTAAAGGCTACGCAAATTCCAAGAGCTAAGATTCTACAAGAGGAAAGAGGGATTTTAAAAGTTATTATTGAAAAGGAAAGTGACAAAATATTAGGTGCAACTCTTTATTCGGTTGAATCTAGTGAAGTTATAAATATAATTGCATTGGCAATAAAAGAAGGGAAGAAATCTTCATATTTAAAAGATTTTATATTTACACACCCAACTATGAGTGAAGCCTTAAACGATTTGTTTTTACTTTAAATAAAAAATATGATAAAATACTTCAAAAAAAGGAGTTTTTATGAACGCATTTATACTAGGGATTACATCAGCTTTATTTTTTTCAATAACATTTATCCTAAACGAACACATTAGTTCAACTCAAGGGAATTTTTTATGGACAGCATCGCTTAGATACCTATTTATGCTACCAATTCTATTTTTGATTCTTTTAAGTAAAAAACAGATATCAGAGGTTTTTGAATGTATAAAGGAATACCCCATAAAATGGTTAACTTGGAGTACGGTTGGATTTGGATTGTTCTATGTTCCGCTGTGTTTTGCAGCTAATTATGGTGAAGGCTGGCTGGTTGCATCGACTTGGCAGATAACTATAATAACAGGTGCTTTAATGACACCTTTTATTTCAAAAGAGAAGATGCCAATGACTTTTTTGAAGCTTTCAACAATAATTTTGTTAGGAATAGCAATAGTACAGTTTGAAAATTTTAAAGCAATCTCTTTGAAAGATGGGTTGTATGGAATTATTCCTGTTATAGTTGGAGCGTTCGCATATCCTCTTGGAAATAGAAAGATGATGATGGTTGTAAAAAATAGATTGAATTCAACTCAAAGAGTATTTGGAATGACGCTATGTAGTTTGCCTTTTTGGGTGATTATATCTTTTTTAGGTTTTCATACAAGTGGAATCCCTTCAACAAATCAAATTGTAAGTTCTTTATTTGTAGCTGTATTTTCCGGGGTTATAGCAACAACTATATTTTTTAAAGCTACGGATTCAGTTAAGCATAATCCACATAAATTAGCTATAGTTGAAGCAACACAAGCCACTGAAATTGTTTTTACAATATTGGGAGGAGTTGTTTTAGGAACTAATATGCCAACTAGTTTTTCTATACTGGGTATAGGAATTATCATGATAGGAATTGTTATAAGTAATTTAAAAAGTGCATAAAAATATAGATCCTAAGGTATTAAACACCTTAGGATTTTTTAATTTATTGAACTTAAAGGAAAAAGTTAAAAAATATATAAGTATATATAAAAGCTTTTATTGGAGGAAAAATATGGAGGAAAAAAATTCTATCAGAGAAAAGTATTTAGAATTTGAAAAATTTTTAAATCTAGTAGGGACAGATAAAGAACAATTGATTATCACCTTAAGAAAAGCTCAAAATTTATTCGGATATATACCAAGAGATATTCAGAGTTTAATATCTAAAAAATTAAGAATTCCAATTGTTGAAATTTATGGAGTGATAACATTTTATAGTTATTTCATAACAGAACCGGAAGGGAAGTATCCAATTCATCTTTGTATGGGTACAGCTTGCTATATAAATAAATCTGAAAGTTTATTAAAAGAGATAAAGAGCTATTTAAATATAGACATTGGACAAGTGAGTGAGGATGGAATTTTTTCTTTAAGTATAGTTAGATGCTTTGGTGCTTGTGCTCTAGCACCAGTAGTTAATATAAATGGTAAAATCTATAGTAAATTGACTCCAGAATCTTTAATAGAGATATTGAAAAAATATAGGGAAGGGAGAGCTGAAGTATGATAAAAAAAAGAGAAGATCTAGAATTAGTAAAAAAAGAATTTATAGATAAAAAGAAACATAGAATTCAAATAAAAGTAGCAATGTCTGTTTGTGCTAAATCTTCGGGTGCAGAAAAAATTTTTAATTATTTTGTAGAGGAGATAAAAAATAGAAAAATTGATATAGATATTATACCAACTGGATGCATGGGATTTTGCTACTGTGAACCTACTTTAAAAATAGTAGATCCAAAATTAGAAGGAATAGAAATTATAGGTGATGTAACTGTTGAAAAAGCTAAGCTCATTTTAGATAAGATACAAAAAGGTGAAAAGATAGGAGAGAGAATTGAAGCTAGAATAAAAGAGAAAAGAGTATCACTTTTGAATTGTGGAGATATAAATCCAGAAAGTTTTGAAAACTCAATAGCTAGTGGAGCATATTTTTCACTAGAGAATATAATTAATAATTTTTCAAAAGAGAGAGTCATTGGGGATGTAGAAAGATCAGGTTTAAGAGGGCGTGGTGGTGCAGGGTATTCAACAGGGAAAAAATGGAGAGCTCTGTATGAAAATAAGAGTGATGAAAAGTATATTGTTTGTAATGCGGATGAAGGAGATCCAGGAGCTTTCATGGATAGATCAATTCTAGCTGGAGACCCACACTTAGTATTAGAGGGAATGATAATTGGTGGGTATGCTGTAGGAGCAAAAAATGGAATTATATATATACGGGCAGAATATCCTCAAGCTATAGAGATACTATTAAAAGCAATAGAAGATTTGAAAGAAAATGGAATATTAGGAGAGAAAATTTTCGGAACAGAATTTAGTTTTAATATTGAACTAAAATATGGAGCAGGAGCTTTTATTTGTGGAGAAGAAACAGCTCTTATTCAGTCAATGGAAGGGAAAAGAGGAGAACCAAAAGCTAAACCACCATATCCAGTTGAGGTTGGATATAGAGGCAAACCAACGGTTGTAAATAATGTTGAGACATTTGCAAATATAACTAGAATATTTCAAAATGGCGTTGATTGGTATAGAGCAATTGGAACGGAGCGATCTCCAGGTACTAAAGTCTTTGCTCTTGTAGGGAAAGTAAAAAAAGTAGGACTAGTTGAAGTACCGTTAGGAACAAAATTAAAGGATATAATATATGAAATAGGTGGTGGAATCAAAGAGAATAAGGAATTTAAAGCTGTCCAAACAGGAGGACCATCTGGAGGTTGCTTGAGTAAAGAGGACTTAGAAACATCAGTTGAATATGATGAACTTGTAAAAAAGGGTGCTATGATGGGATCAGGAGGACTTATAGTTCTAGATGAAGACGACTGTATGGTTGAGATGTCAAGATTTTATATTGGATTTTCAGTGGGAGAATCATGTGGGAAATGTACACCTTGTAGAATAGGAACAAAGAGACTGTATGAAATTCTAGATAAAATATTAAAAGGAAAAGGGGAACTAAAAGATTTAGAAATATTAGAAGAGTTGAGCATTACAGTTAGAAGAGCTGCTCTTTGTGGTTTAGGGAAAACTGCTCCTAATCCAGTATTGTCAACTCTGAAAAAGTTTAGGAATGAGTATTTAGATAAGATAGAAAGGAGATGAGTTTTCTTGTTAGAGATAACTATTGATGGGATTAAAACTAAGGTTTCAGAAAATACGACTATTTTAATAGCGGCAAAAAATATAGGGATAAAAATACCAACACTTTGTAATTTAAAGTTGGAGGAGTATTTTTTAAATAATCATGCAACCTGTAGAATGTGCGTTGTAGAAGTTGATAAAAGAGATGGACTATATCCAGCTTGCTCAACTGTTTGTTGGGAAGGGATGAATGTTGTAACGAACTCTTCGGAGATTATACAAATTAGGAAAAACATACTTGAACTATTGATTTCAAATCATCCTAAAGATTGTTTAACTTGTTCAAAATCTGGTGAGTGTGAATTACAAAAGTTAACTCAAGAATTTAGACTTAAAGAAGTTAGATTTGATGGAGAAAGAAATCATTTTAAAAGTGAGTATTCAGAATCTATTATAAGAGATCCAGAAAAATGTATTATGTGTAGAAGATGCGAAACTATGTGTAATAAGGTTCAAACTTGTGGAGTATTATCAGCAGTAAATAGAGGGTTTCGTTCAGTAGTTTCTACCGTATATGGAAATGATTTAGATAAAACGGTATGTACATTCTGTGGTCAGTGTGTAAGTGTTTGTCCTGTTGGAGCTTTGCATGAAAGAGATTACACTTGGGAAGTTATGCAGGCTCTTGCAAATCCTAGTAAAAAAGTTATAGTTCAAGTAGCGCCAGCTGTTAGAGTTGCATTGGGAGAAGAGTTTGGAATGGAAGTGGG harbors:
- a CDS encoding HD-GYP domain-containing protein; this translates as MVIRVDEFINIIEKYDLEMDLKIHMKKASVYAELLAKLMDIGTEQVMVIKKAALLHDIGKKLIDDNILYKPGKLTTEEFEQMKKHSELGLKLLKKEDKNKVVINSMLYHHEKWNGKGYPLGLYKENIPLEARIISIVDCYEALTSKRVYKNKISHEEALDIIKSESGTSFDPNIVSIFKKFEKEFKILLENPLI
- a CDS encoding helix-turn-helix domain-containing protein; its protein translation is MEEKNIHDSRSCPVEVIAIILGKKWIPTIIFSLYEHGELRLGEMLKKLDGCSKKMLIQQLTTLMDAHIVQNKKIFKNNTVESYYYLSHYGKKLIPVLKNIKLLGCEYQKIENE
- a CDS encoding FAD-dependent oxidoreductase: MKKYDAIIIGFGKGGKTLAGFLGNKGYKVALIEKSKEMYGGTCINVGCIPTKILVEESQKFKYKNLLNFESKEVEFKKVIETKDEIISKLREANYNKLNSIQNVDIFNGEGSFETENEIKINYGESSEVIFGDKIFINTGAKTVVPDILGLKDTRNIYDSTSIMNLKTLPKKLAIIGGGYIGLEFASIFNNFGSEVSVIEGNKDILLREEPEVREEIKGDFSKRGINIFSGTKVISIKNNDLDQVEISIEVDGELEVVIFDSVLVAVGRKPNIENLSLENAGINYSDKGIEVNEFLETNVKNIYALGDVKGGLQFTYISLDDFRIVTNQLFGDKTLSTKTRKVIPYSVFISPTLSKVGLSEKEAIENGYDVKTNILKATQIPRAKILQEERGILKVIIEKESDKILGATLYSVESSEVINIIALAIKEGKKSSYLKDFIFTHPTMSEALNDLFLL
- a CDS encoding multidrug resistance efflux transporter family protein; this encodes MNAFILGITSALFFSITFILNEHISSTQGNFLWTASLRYLFMLPILFLILLSKKQISEVFECIKEYPIKWLTWSTVGFGLFYVPLCFAANYGEGWLVASTWQITIITGALMTPFISKEKMPMTFLKLSTIILLGIAIVQFENFKAISLKDGLYGIIPVIVGAFAYPLGNRKMMMVVKNRLNSTQRVFGMTLCSLPFWVIISFLGFHTSGIPSTNQIVSSLFVAVFSGVIATTIFFKATDSVKHNPHKLAIVEATQATEIVFTILGGVVLGTNMPTSFSILGIGIIMIGIVISNLKSA
- a CDS encoding NAD(P)H-dependent oxidoreductase subunit E, giving the protein MEEKNSIREKYLEFEKFLNLVGTDKEQLIITLRKAQNLFGYIPRDIQSLISKKLRIPIVEIYGVITFYSYFITEPEGKYPIHLCMGTACYINKSESLLKEIKSYLNIDIGQVSEDGIFSLSIVRCFGACALAPVVNINGKIYSKLTPESLIEILKKYREGRAEV
- a CDS encoding NADH-ubiquinone oxidoreductase-F iron-sulfur binding region domain-containing protein yields the protein MIKKREDLELVKKEFIDKKKHRIQIKVAMSVCAKSSGAEKIFNYFVEEIKNRKIDIDIIPTGCMGFCYCEPTLKIVDPKLEGIEIIGDVTVEKAKLILDKIQKGEKIGERIEARIKEKRVSLLNCGDINPESFENSIASGAYFSLENIINNFSKERVIGDVERSGLRGRGGAGYSTGKKWRALYENKSDEKYIVCNADEGDPGAFMDRSILAGDPHLVLEGMIIGGYAVGAKNGIIYIRAEYPQAIEILLKAIEDLKENGILGEKIFGTEFSFNIELKYGAGAFICGEETALIQSMEGKRGEPKAKPPYPVEVGYRGKPTVVNNVETFANITRIFQNGVDWYRAIGTERSPGTKVFALVGKVKKVGLVEVPLGTKLKDIIYEIGGGIKENKEFKAVQTGGPSGGCLSKEDLETSVEYDELVKKGAMMGSGGLIVLDEDDCMVEMSRFYIGFSVGESCGKCTPCRIGTKRLYEILDKILKGKGELKDLEILEELSITVRRAALCGLGKTAPNPVLSTLKKFRNEYLDKIERR